The Candidatus Bathyarchaeota archaeon genomic interval AAGCATCAAAGAACCGTCGTGTTTTCGTTGCTGGTTGTGGTGATTTTAGTACCGTACTTCCTGTTCCAAACCAGCTTTGCGTACGAGGCTGCAGGCGCTGAAAACTGGAACGTTGCGTTAAGCCTAAGCACCATGGACCCCGTTAAGTTGCATGGTATTCTTGGGTTTATTGACAGCTACAGCGCCAATAGCGCTAAGTGGGTTTCAAGTAACGCGCCCTTCAATCGTACTATGGCTTCGGATGGAGAAATCTACACGTCTCTAACCGCGTATGGGCATGTCTACAGAGGCGGAGTGGAAACCCTAAGTAACACTACAGTGCTCGCCCCCGGCGAAATGGCGTATCTGAGTTATCTCAGCATTAACTATGAGAATCAAGTCTGGAACGGCTCCCTAGTGGCCCCACTGAACCAAACTGACGTGGTCTACTCCAACGGTGGTAGCGTAATCTACTGTGCACCCCAAAAATAGTTGCAGTAAATTCTTTTTCCAGAAAAACGCGACCCCAAAGGAGGCAACCGCGAACGCTAAACCGTGACAGATTAGAAGAAACACTAAAATGGAGACTCATCGACCCCCTATTTGCGGGGTTTGAGCGTGCCAAACTCAAAAACAAGGATTTCTCCATCATCGGCAACAACTGCGTCATCGGTGGCATGTACCACAAATTCGGCTTAAACTTCACGTCCCCCACGGTTTGGTCATTTTTTTATCCCCAAGACTACATGCGTTTCCTTGAAAACCTCGACTGGTACCTAAAACAAAAAATGCAATTCACAAAAACATCAAAGCATCCCACAGCGTCAAAACTCAAAGAACTAGTGCACCGCGATTACCCCATCGGCGTTTTAGGGGGCGACGTAGAAATCCACTTTCTCCACTACGTCACTGAAGCTGAGGCAGCCGAGAAATGGAGCCGACGCGCCAAACGGGTAAACTTTAGCAATCTCTTTGTGGTGTTCTCAGACGCAGAAGAGGGCTTTAGTGAACAGTTGCTGGAGCGATATGAGAATTTACCATTTGAGAACAAGGTGTTCTTTTCTTCTAAACCCCGCCCTGGCTGCAAATCCGCCGTTTTCATTGAAGAGTATGCTCAGCGGCAGGGCGTTTTGGATTCAACGCGGAACCGAAAATACGAGAAATACCTTGATTTAGTGAAGTGGCTAAACGGCGAAGAAAATTACCGTAAAAATGAACGGAACCGTGGAAGCTGAATGAATTGTGCATACGGAAACTGCTGGGTAACAATTGTTATTCCAACCTTCAAACGTGCAGATATACTGCCGTATCTGCTTGCAGCTCTGGAGCGGCAGACCTACCGTAGTTTTGACGTAGTTGTGGTAGTTAAGCCATCAGGAGACGGAACCGAAGCTGTACTTACCGCTGCAAAAGAATACCTCAAACTGAAAATGGTTACGCAATCCAGCGGGCATATCGTGGATGGCTACTTTTTAGGCGTCAAAGAATCCACTGGCGACATCGTGGCGTTCCTTGACGATGATGCTATTCCCGCGGATGATTGGCTTGAAGAAACCGTGAAAATCTTTTGCGGCAGCGACGTCTCCGCGGTCACTGGCGACTCCTTTCCCGTACTGCTCCAACCGAATGGGCTGCAAATCATCCAAGAAACCGAATTACCCACCGTCATGTCACCATACGAATTCGCCTGGTTTGGTCCCCCAATAAAGGGATTAGAAGACTACAAAAATGCAGTAGCAGTCTCAGGAATAGTCTATGAACGCGGCAACAACGCTTACTGGCGCAAACATGGCTGCATCAAAGCGTTGCTTCGGGGTCCCTCGATGGCGATTTCAGGTGAGGTGCTACGGGGCATCGCTTTGCGGGGCGAGTGGATTTTGGGCTGCGCATGGGAAATGGTTTTAGGCTGGCACATCTGGAAACGCGGGTACAAGCTCATTTTTAGCCCCGACGTCAAAGTCTATCATATCGTGCATGGTCGAACCAGCAGCCGCGACTACCTTAGCCCCCGTACGGATCTGCTTTGGGCGGTGGAGGCGGAACTGCTCTTTTATCGGCTATATGGCGAGGAGCCTCAGCTCTCTGTGCATCACAAGTTCCGAGCCGACATCTTTCGGGTTCTTCACAGTTTAAAGTACCTAAAAACAAACCCAGCGTATAATCTACGCAAAATCGAGGGCTTAGTATTCGCTAACTTAATCGGTGCAAAATGGTTGCTGTACAAGAAACTCGGCGTTGCCTACTCGCCGATAGCTGACTTAAATCGGTTTAAACCCAAAAAAACCCAAAAACGGTAAGTGCTTTTTTTTGCAAGACGAGTATCCATTGGTTTCCATTGTGATTCTTAATTATAATGGAAATGGCTGCATCAAAGACTGCCTGCAATCGGTGTTAGCTACGCGTTACCCCAACTTTGAGGTGGTGCTTGTGGACAATGCGTCTAAGGACGGCAGCTTAGAAGCTGCTGAGACCGCTTTTGGCAACAATCCTTTGGTGCAGTTTGTGAAGAATCCGGTGAATGTAGGGTTTAGCGGCGGCAACAACATCGGCTACGCACACTCTCACGGCGCCTACATTGTTTTCTTAAATAACGACACTGTCGTGGACCCTGAATGGCTCACCCCTTTGGTGGATGCAATGCGAAATGACGCCTCTATTGGTCTCGCACAAAGTCTAATCCTAAATATCGATGGCCAAACCGTGCAGACCGCGGGGTGGCTCTATAGCGATTACCTCATAGAGAAGTACCAGCTTGCAAAAGATCAACCTGCTGCTCAACATTTTTTGCCTATCTTTGAGATCTCCTTTGTCTGCGGCGCCTCAATGATGATACGACGATCCATCGCGGAGGAGATGGGTCTTTTTGATGTATCGATGCCCTTCTTCTATGATGATACTTTGCTTTCGCTTAAGACTTGGTTGGCGCAGAAAAGAGTTGTCACGGTTTCAGCTAGCAAAATCCGCCACATCGGCGGAGCAACCAACGTCTGGAAAATTCGCTTCACCACCTATCACCTCAGAAAATCCAACCTCACCCTGCTCCTCGACATTTACCCCAAACTCCGCGACTTCGCCAGTGCCCTGTTAATCAACCTGCTTTACTTGTCAAGTAGTACCGTGTTTATGCTAAAAGACGGCAACGTAGCTGCTGTGTTAGGAAACTTTGATGCGCTGAAGTGGGGCTTGGCGCATTTTAGGTTTCTTTGGCGCAACCGCGTGAATCATCAGTCTCGGGCGAAGATTTCGGCGCAGGCGCTAAAAGACAGTTTTGTGCGGATTCGGATTCCTGTGCCCTTCTATTTCTTGCCCTCCAAGCTTAGCAGTCGCCACTTGGCGGCGGCAGTGACACGGCACGAAAACGCCGTAATATGTTAACTTTTTCTGGTGAATGATGAAATGCAGCAGTTGGAAGTATGCAGTGCACTGGATAAGTGCAAAATCGTGAATTTCCCCAAAATCACCGATTACCGCGGCAACCTCTCCTTCATAGAAGAAAACAACCAAATCCCGTTTGAAATCAAACGCGTCTATTACCTCTACGATGTTCCAAGCGGCGCCACAAGAGGCGGACACGCCCACAAAGAACTCCAACAAGTTATCATAGCCCTCAGCGGCAGCTTCACCGTTATCCTTGACGACGGGTTTAGACGCCGCAGATTCTTCCTCAACCGACCCCACTACGGTCTCTACATTCCTCCGCTGATTTGGCGTGAGCTCAAAAACTTCTCTTCCAACTCAGTTGCGCTCTCGCTTGTTTCGGAAGTTTACAAGGAATCCGATTACATGCGGGATTATGCAGTTTTTAAGAAGATGGCGCACAATGGCTGGCAAATGTCCTAAACAGAAACTAGTAATCATAGGCGACGGCGAAACCGCAGAGTTAGCCCATAACTACTTCGCAGCCGACACCGACTTTGAGGTAGTGGGGTTCAGCGTGGAGGGTGCCTATCTAAAGAAGCAAACACTGCTTGGGTTACCTGTGGTGCCTCTTGAATCCGTCCAAGACGTCTTTTGCCCCCAAACCCACCGCGCCTTTGTAGCAGTCTCATTTACCCAGCTTAACAGGCTTCGACGCCGGCTCCTAAACATTGTAAAAGCCAAAGGCTACCCAATCTGCAGCTACATCAGCCCCAAAGCCTACATTGGCACACAAACCGAAATTGGAGAAAACAGCTTCATACTCGAAGGTGCAATCATACAGCGGGGTGCCAAACTCGGCGATAACGTGACTATTTGGAGTGGCAGCTTTATTGGTCACCGCTCAACGGTTGCTGCGGATTGTTTTGTAGGGGCGCATGTGGCGGTTTCTGGTTTTTGCACTGTGGGGGCAGGCTGTTTTTTGGGGGTAAACTCCTGTTTGGCGGCGAGCGTAAAAATCGCAGAGAACTGCGTGATTGGTGCAGGGGCTGTTGTGATTTCTGATACTGAGGCAGCCAAAGTTTACGTGGGCAACCCCGCAAAATCGCTGTCTAACCGAAGCGTCGAAGATTTCATTTCGGGAGAAGAAGCCATTTGACTCTTGAACAGCCGCAGCATTGTAAAGCAGGCAAAACTGTCTGGGTAGCCCAGTACCAGCCTAAGGACAGCGAGGACTGGAACAGGTTTGTCGCAGCCTCCAAAAACGGCGTGTTTCTCTTCAACCGTAACTACATGGACTACCACGCTGACCGATTCAAAGACCATTCATTGCTGTTTTTTAGGGGCAGTAAACTGGTTGCGTTGATGCCTGCGAACTTGCTGGGGGATGTGCTGCAGAGTCATGGCGGCTTAACGTTTGGCGGGGTAATCTCAGGGTTTGAAATGACACAAGAGCTAATGCTGCAAGTCTTCGATGCGCTCAGGGCGCACTGCAGAGACCAAGGCATAGCTGAAGTGACGTATAAGGTGGTTCCCTACATTTACCATTCTGCCCCCGCAGACGAAGACCTCTACGCGCTATTTCGCAACGATGCCACGCTGGTTGCCCGCCAGGTATCTTCAGCAATTCCTTATCCTCAGCCCCGCGCGTTTGATCACAGCCGCCAAGATAACCTCAGAAAAGCCCGCAGAAACGGCTTGGTTGTGGAGCAAAGCACTGATTTTGAGGGATTCATGCAAATAGCCAATGAAACGCTGGTATCTCGTCACGGCGTTAGACCTGTGCACTCTGTAGCGGAAATTAAGCTATTGAGCAGTCGTTTTCCTGAAAGCATCAGATTATTTGGCTCCTTTAAGGACAATGCTATGTTGGCGGGGGTAGTCATGTATGAAAGTACAAACGTTGCCCACATGCAGTACGCCGCGAACTCCAAGGAAGGCTGGAACATCGGGGCACAAGACATAATCGAAGATTACCTCATCAACAGTCATTACAAGAACAAGAGATTCTTTGATTTTGGTATCTCTACCGAGCAGGCGGGGCAACTGCTAAACACTGGGTTAATTGGTCGAAAAGAAAAGTTTGGTGCAAGCGCCGTAATGTATGACGTTTACCGCATGACGCCCTAAGGAGGCGTATTGTATGTTTGAAGCAGACCGACAGCTTCAAGAAAGCCAAAAAATATTTCAAGAAACCGTTGAACGCGCCGAAAACGCGTTTAGAAACGGCGATTTGAAAGCGGTTTTGGCCTGGGCAAAAATAGCCGCGCATTTCGCGTTTGTTCGGCACCCAGGGTTCTATGTGAGTGCGGAACTGGAGAGTTTGTTGCTTGAAGTAGCGCAGGTTCTAGAAAGGGAACCCATCGATATTGATTCGCCCATAGCTCGTGGTTTAAAAACCAAAGACTACGGAAAAATGCGGTTTCTTTTCGTCGTTACAGAGAGTTACAATAGCGGCGGTCACACCCCCTTTATTGCCCGCTGGATACAAAACACCTCCGACAACTCTATTCACAGCTTAGTATCTACCGCCCACAACGGCGATTTACCTGACATATTAACTGACGCCATAACCAAATCTGGCGGATGGCATTATACCCTCCCTGAGTTAACCCCGAATCTGCCTGAACAGACCTATCTGCTGCGTGCCTTCGCCCGTGACTGGGCCGATGTTGTTGTGCTTTTTGTTCACCCCTTTGACCCCTTGCCCACCGCAGCGTTTGGCATAACCGATTGCCCCCCCGTCATGTACTGCAACCACGCCGACCACGCGTTCTGGGTAGGCAGTAGCGTAGCCGATGTAATTGTAGACTATCACACTCAAGGCAGCATCCTAAGCGCGAAGCGACGAGGACGCTCAAACAACAAACTCTTACCCATACCACTAATAAAACCAGAACCTGCACAAAGCGGCTTCGTTTTGCGCAACACCCTAAACATAAGCAACAACGACACAGTCTTGTTGACTGTTGGGCGAGACGAAAAGTTTCTGCCATTCGGAAAAATCAACTTCCTTGAGGTCATGGTGGACACACTCAAACGCTATCCAAACGTGCGCCTTTTTGCGGTGGGTCCTGAACCCCGTGGCGTTTGGAAACAGGCTTCCGCAATGGTTGAAGGACGCATTCAAGCGTTAGGAACTGTAGATCGCGACTTTTTAGACTTATTTTATGGGGCGGCAGATTTGTTTGTACCAAGTTTTCCCTGTGGAAGCGGAACTGCACTCTTAGAAGCAGGAATGCACGGGTTACCGATTATTGGGTATGATTATGCACCTTTGCCTCATATCAGCGGCGCCGACGACGTATCCTTTAGAGATGCACCTGTACATACACAGTCGATTGGAGAATTCAAAGACATCTTAGAAAACGCGCTCAACAACTTGGCTGCATATCAAGTCAAAGCCCAAGTGGTTCAGGAGAATATTTTGCGTGACCATTGCCCGCCCGGATGGAACAAATACCTCGATGATGTGCTGCAGGCGTTGCCTTCTCAGCATGGCATCCAAACACCCCAACCCATCCCCGCCCAAAGTGAGTACGCCGACCATTACTTGGCATATTTAGATTCGCAGATGATGGGTGACGAGTTACCTGAACTTTCCTTTAGTCGCCTTGTCCGCGCCTACGCGGTTCACTTGTCCCGTTCTGAGGCTAGAAATGCGCAAGCCAAAAGTTTGCTGCGGGCTTTTGGGCAAGTTGATGGGACACGGCAGTCAAAGCAGTATTTGATGGGTTGCATGGAGTTTGTAACTTCCACCCTTAAGTAGAAAATTTTTTGGAGAGGTTAATTTTGAGTTTGGTTAGTTTAGTTAAAATTTCTAAAGATGCCCCTTTTCCGATGAAGCAGTCGATCTCTGAGGCCCTAAACTGCATAAACTATCATTTAGACAAGAAAATCAGAAAAGTAGTCATTAAGCCTAACCTCTGCTATTACTGGGACAGTAGCACAGGACAAACCACCGAACCCCAATTTGTAGCCGAACTCATTGATTATTTGCGTGAAGAAATCAACCCCGATATAGACATAGCCATCGTTGAATCCGATGCGTCAGCGATGCGTTGCAAGTACGCTTTTCGCATGCTCGGCTACGAGGACATCGCTGCAGCAGAGAATGTTCGCCTTGTTAACTTGTCCGAAGATGAATATGACAGCGTAGATGTACCCTGCGACGGGAACGTCTACAACTTTAAAGTACCCAAAACCATAAGCGACGCCGACATTCGCATAAACATCGCTCACATCAAATACACGGTTAGCCCCATCAAACTGACCTGCGCACTCAAAAACATCTTCGGCTGCAACCCCGACCCCAAGAAATTCAAGTACCACATTGACCTCGGACACGTCATCGTGGCATTAAACAAAGCCATGAAATTTGACCTCCACATAATCGACAACAACATCGCTGCAGGCATAGCTCCAAGGCGTATGGGACTGGTTATGGCGAGTCAAGACCCCGTTGCTCTTGACAATGTTGCGGCTAAAATTGCGTGGCTCAACCCCGACAAAATCCCCTATTTCCAGCTTGCAGAGCAGGAGGGTCTTGGAAAACGTGACTACGTCACCTGCGGCGAACCGTTGAGTACGTTTAAGGCGATTTATCCTAAACCGAACTATTCAATGAAGAGTAAAGATAACGCGCTCAAAATTTTGGTTGGCGTTGGATTGGGGAAACGGTTGGGACTCGAGTAGGAGGCAATAGAATGGATTCTGTAAGGTTAGGCATTGTGGGGTTAGGTTTCATCGGGCAACTCCACATGCGACATGCCTTGATGGCTCCAAACGCTAAGGTAGTGGCAGTCGCGGACACCTCTACGGTTGCTTTGAAGCGCGCCAAAGCCGCAGGCATAGAGAAAACCTACACCGACTATAGCGAAATGTTCCAAGACCCAACCATCGACGCCGTCGTAGTTTCCTTGCCGACGCATCTACATCTTGGATGCGTAGTTAAGGCGGCAGAAGCAAAAAAGCACATTTTCCTCGAAAAACCCATCGCAACTACCATCTGGGAAGGCAAAGAAATCCTCGATGCCGCCGAACAAAACCATGTCAAGTTGATGATGGGGTATCCGATGCGGTTTAACCGGCACTTTAAGCAGGTCAAATCAGACCTCGACGACGGCTTGCTGGGCGAAGTAGAGAATGCGCATGCCACCTATGTGAGTTCAGGTCCCTTCTTTCACCGTGCTGATGGGCATTCTCCGGTGCCTGTTCCTGACTGGTGGTTTAACCTGCAGTTGACGGGCGGCGGGGTTTTGATGGATTTGGGTTGTCATCTGTTTAATTTGCTGAGATGGTGGTTCGGCGAAATCCTCGACGTTAAGGCACAGTTTGGGCATCGGTTACGTATGGATTTTGAAGACTCCGCCATGTGTCTGGCGCGGTTTGAGTCGGGTTCGATTGCCGTAGTGAATGTGGGTTGGTTTTCGCAGGAGTATCTTTTACGGCTCGACTTGTTAGGCAGCGTTAGGAATGTTTCGGTTTCGCATGCACCATCTTCTGGGGCATCGAATATTTATCAAATGCTAACCAAGGGGATAACCGCGTTTAATCAGCCGCATTTTGATGAACTCCAATACTTCATAAACTGTATAGCCAAAGATGAGTTTCCCTCTCCGTCGGGTCTGGATGGGTTGCGTGATTTAGAAGCCATCCTCAAGGCGTATAATAACCAAATAATCCTCTAAAACAGGCTGCAGGGTTTTTTTATGGATAAGGCATTAGAGCTCGGCAAATCTTCTGCGCTGGGAAGCTTTCACCTCCTAATAGGAGTGGTAGGCGGCACTGTCATACTCGCCGTAGGCACCCTGATACTGGCTACGTTGCTGTCCCCCGAAGGCGTCGGACTCTACGGCATGGCTCTTATACCATTCACCATGATTAGCTTCTTCCGAGACTGGGGCATAAACAACGCCCTAATCCAAAAAATCGCCAGCCTAAAAGCCCAAGGCAAAACTGAAGAAATCCACGACGTCATCGTCTCAGGTATAGTTTTTGAAATTATCACTGGCGCCGCGCTTGCGTTGGTCTGCTTTGGTTTGGCTTGGCCCCTTGCGTATATCCTGAGCCCAGCCGACGTGTCCGAGTTAAGCGTCTACATTGAGTTGTCAGCGTTGGCTGTGTTTACGGGTGCGCTTATTTCAGCGGCAGGCGGCATCTTTGTCGGGTTTGAACGCATGAAACTCAACAGTTTCGCCCAAATCTTCCAAGCAGTCATAAAAACCGCGTTGGGTCCGTTGCTGATTATTTTGGGGTTTGGAGTGTTTGGCGCGGTATTTGCCGCTGTTGTCTCTTTGGTTGCCACGGGAATAGTCTGCATATTGCTTGTGTATTTCTATCTGTTTAGACCTCTCAAGAAGAGTAAGGTTGGCAGATGTGACATCAAAAAAACCCTCAAACCCATGATTAGCTTCGGTCTTCCCCTAACCGTCTCCAACGTCGTGATAGGTGTGTTGCCGCAGTTTTTCACCTTTGTGATGGCGGCGTATGCGGGCACTTGGATGATGGGTAACTATTTTGCAGGAACCTACTTCGCCGTGATTTTGACGTTTGTGTCCTTTCCCATCCAAACCGTCCTGTTCCCGATGTTCTCTAAAGTTAACCCCGATACCGAACCCAAACTCGTCAAAACCGTTTTCGCATCCTCAATCAAATACACCGCCCTACTCCTTGTACCCGCCACCATGCTCTTAATCACCCTAGCTGAACCACTGGTTAACACTCTTTTTCCCGCTGAAGGCATTCTCCAATCCCTCTTTGTCGCCAACGCCGCCCCCAAATACCCCTACGCACCCATATTTTTGATCCTCTCAATTCTTGTGGACCTGTTGGTTTTAATTGGCAACATCAGCTTGGTAGTTTTCCAAAGTGGCGTCGGGCAAACCCGACAAGTCATGAAACAAAGTATTCTGTCATTGGCGGTTGGGTTGCCGCTTGCCTACGGTTTAGTTGCCTACTTTGCAGAGGTAGGCGGTCCAGCTCTTGCGGTGGTAGGCGGCATAATCGGCGCTATGATTGCAAATTTTCCAGGTATGTTTTGGGGGCTCTCGTGGATATGGCGAAAATACGGCGTAAAAGCGGATTTTGTTTCCTCCGCAAAAATATTTTTGGCATCTTTGATTGCCTCAGGAGCAACTTACCTCCTCATAACCGTGCTAAGCATAGCCTACTGGGTTATCTCGCTGATCGTTGGTGCGGTTGTGTTTTTGTTGGTGTTCTTGACAACGGCTCCAGTCATAGGGGCTGTCAACCAAATGGACATCGACAATTTCCGAACAATGTTTTCAGGCTTAGGCATAATCGCAAAACCCATAAACCTAACTTTAGGCTTCATGCGACGCATGTGCAAACCCATAAAGCCACAACCACACCCAACCGAACAGTTGCCAAAAAATCAAACCGACTTGACATAAGCCTTAAAGCGAACGGTTGCCTAAGTCAATATCAAGGAAATTCTCGTTTTTTAAGTGTTAAAGGTGGATTTTTTTTTTGCAAAAACTCAAACCTATTCGTAAAAAGTCTTCTGCGCTTTTGAGGGCGGCAGGCGTTTTCTTAGTCGCCGGTGCCTTCCTATTTTTGTTTTCCATATTTTTCGAAGTCCAAGTCGCTGCCTTCATTGGGTTAGGCTTGGTTTTTTGGGGCGCGATATTTGCGGCGACTCAAACTAACCGATACGTAGAAACAACTCTTCTTGACTCCACCGCCAAATCCTCCTATGCCACCATGGAACGCGTCATGAATGACCTCAAATTCACTGGACACGCATACTATCTACCCGCATACCCCCAAGACGTCACCATCCCCGAATATCTCAAACCCCTACGAGAACCCGTGGTTTTCATAGCTGAAGACTTCGACGGCAAGCCCTCCGTGGATGAAATAGCAGAGGGCAAATTAATATCAGACAAAACCCAAGGCATATTCATCGCGTCGCCTGGTGCGGGTTTGATGGCGCATCTAGAAAAGCAGCTTCAAATGGATTTTAGCAAGGCAACAATGGATGAACTGATATCGATTCTTCCGCGTAGCTTGACCGATGGATTAAGTTTAGCACGGTCAGTGAACATGACGGTTACGCCGGGCGGCGTGGATTTTAAGGGGTCGGGAATTGTTTATGAAAGCCTCTATCGCCCTGAAGCGCCACTGAAAAGTGTTAGCATCTTAGGTTGCCCTGTTGTAAGTGCAGTCGCAAGCGCCCTTGCCAAAACCAGCGGCAGAACCGTAACCATAACTGACCAGGTTCTATCGCGTGGGGGAACTAAAGTGCGGTTTGAGTTTTTGGGTGAAAAAGCATGATTTTTCCACTCACCATATCTGATTTAAGTTTGTGGCTGGCTGTAACCGCAATCATTTTGCTGGTGACTTCGGAGCTGATTTTTGCTTTGCCTGACACTGCACAGATTGCGCTGGATAAGCGATTGCTACGGGGATGCGCGCTTGGGTGTGGTTTGGCTTTTCTGGTCACGGTGGGTCTAAAAATCATGAACATACCCTAGTACCTGCTGAGTAGCGCAGTTTCGTTTGGTTTTTGTGTGTTCGTTAGTTATTCTTGCAGCTTGAAAGTTGCAGCTAACGCTCACCTAAACTTGACCCTAACTCTACCCTAACGCTTAAATGTGCAGCAACCTCCCTTCTTTTGAAATCTCAAGGGGGAGAACACTGCTTGTATGCCGTTGGACATATGGCCCTTGCGTACCTTTTAGGTAAAAGCGCCGCGAAGGCACTCCACGAAAAAGTCAACGTTCCCATACTTCTGGTTCTTTCGATTCTCCCCGACATCGACATAATCTATGACTTTTTCACTGGCACCGAAATCCATCGTGGCCCCACCCACTCTATAATTTCTATAATCATTATCTTTATTCCCATCTTCATTCTGCTACGCAAAAAAGCAGTCCCCTACTTCTTAGCTATGATCTCCCACCCCATCCTATCAGACTTCATAGCGGGAGGACAACTACAACTACTCTGGCCCATAACTAACCAGGAGTTTGGGCTCCACGAATTAGGCGGACCCTACATCGACATAACCGACCCCGCGAACCTCGCCCTCGAACTATCCTTGTTTGCTGTAGCCACAGTAATTCTATTTGCGTCGGGTGACTGGAAAGTCTTTTTCTCAAACCAAAAAACCAACCTTGTCCTCATCATACCCATCGCCACGGTTCTGTTGCCCAGCACCCTTG includes:
- a CDS encoding DUF1919 domain-containing protein, with the translated sequence MDPLFAGFERAKLKNKDFSIIGNNCVIGGMYHKFGLNFTSPTVWSFFYPQDYMRFLENLDWYLKQKMQFTKTSKHPTASKLKELVHRDYPIGVLGGDVEIHFLHYVTEAEAAEKWSRRAKRVNFSNLFVVFSDAEEGFSEQLLERYENLPFENKVFFSSKPRPGCKSAVFIEEYAQRQGVLDSTRNRKYEKYLDLVKWLNGEENYRKNERNRGS
- a CDS encoding glycosyltransferase, whose product is MNCAYGNCWVTIVIPTFKRADILPYLLAALERQTYRSFDVVVVVKPSGDGTEAVLTAAKEYLKLKMVTQSSGHIVDGYFLGVKESTGDIVAFLDDDAIPADDWLEETVKIFCGSDVSAVTGDSFPVLLQPNGLQIIQETELPTVMSPYEFAWFGPPIKGLEDYKNAVAVSGIVYERGNNAYWRKHGCIKALLRGPSMAISGEVLRGIALRGEWILGCAWEMVLGWHIWKRGYKLIFSPDVKVYHIVHGRTSSRDYLSPRTDLLWAVEAELLFYRLYGEEPQLSVHHKFRADIFRVLHSLKYLKTNPAYNLRKIEGLVFANLIGAKWLLYKKLGVAYSPIADLNRFKPKKTQKR
- a CDS encoding glycosyltransferase family 2 protein — protein: MQDEYPLVSIVILNYNGNGCIKDCLQSVLATRYPNFEVVLVDNASKDGSLEAAETAFGNNPLVQFVKNPVNVGFSGGNNIGYAHSHGAYIVFLNNDTVVDPEWLTPLVDAMRNDASIGLAQSLILNIDGQTVQTAGWLYSDYLIEKYQLAKDQPAAQHFLPIFEISFVCGASMMIRRSIAEEMGLFDVSMPFFYDDTLLSLKTWLAQKRVVTVSASKIRHIGGATNVWKIRFTTYHLRKSNLTLLLDIYPKLRDFASALLINLLYLSSSTVFMLKDGNVAAVLGNFDALKWGLAHFRFLWRNRVNHQSRAKISAQALKDSFVRIRIPVPFYFLPSKLSSRHLAAAVTRHENAVIC
- a CDS encoding FdtA/QdtA family cupin domain-containing protein; the protein is MQQLEVCSALDKCKIVNFPKITDYRGNLSFIEENNQIPFEIKRVYYLYDVPSGATRGGHAHKELQQVIIALSGSFTVILDDGFRRRRFFLNRPHYGLYIPPLIWRELKNFSSNSVALSLVSEVYKESDYMRDYAVFKKMAHNGWQMS
- a CDS encoding acetyltransferase, which encodes MAGKCPKQKLVIIGDGETAELAHNYFAADTDFEVVGFSVEGAYLKKQTLLGLPVVPLESVQDVFCPQTHRAFVAVSFTQLNRLRRRLLNIVKAKGYPICSYISPKAYIGTQTEIGENSFILEGAIIQRGAKLGDNVTIWSGSFIGHRSTVAADCFVGAHVAVSGFCTVGAGCFLGVNSCLAASVKIAENCVIGAGAVVISDTEAAKVYVGNPAKSLSNRSVEDFISGEEAI
- a CDS encoding GNAT family N-acetyltransferase, which gives rise to MTLEQPQHCKAGKTVWVAQYQPKDSEDWNRFVAASKNGVFLFNRNYMDYHADRFKDHSLLFFRGSKLVALMPANLLGDVLQSHGGLTFGGVISGFEMTQELMLQVFDALRAHCRDQGIAEVTYKVVPYIYHSAPADEDLYALFRNDATLVARQVSSAIPYPQPRAFDHSRQDNLRKARRNGLVVEQSTDFEGFMQIANETLVSRHGVRPVHSVAEIKLLSSRFPESIRLFGSFKDNAMLAGVVMYESTNVAHMQYAANSKEGWNIGAQDIIEDYLINSHYKNKRFFDFGISTEQAGQLLNTGLIGRKEKFGASAVMYDVYRMTP
- a CDS encoding glycosyltransferase — protein: MFEADRQLQESQKIFQETVERAENAFRNGDLKAVLAWAKIAAHFAFVRHPGFYVSAELESLLLEVAQVLEREPIDIDSPIARGLKTKDYGKMRFLFVVTESYNSGGHTPFIARWIQNTSDNSIHSLVSTAHNGDLPDILTDAITKSGGWHYTLPELTPNLPEQTYLLRAFARDWADVVVLFVHPFDPLPTAAFGITDCPPVMYCNHADHAFWVGSSVADVIVDYHTQGSILSAKRRGRSNNKLLPIPLIKPEPAQSGFVLRNTLNISNNDTVLLTVGRDEKFLPFGKINFLEVMVDTLKRYPNVRLFAVGPEPRGVWKQASAMVEGRIQALGTVDRDFLDLFYGAADLFVPSFPCGSGTALLEAGMHGLPIIGYDYAPLPHISGADDVSFRDAPVHTQSIGEFKDILENALNNLAAYQVKAQVVQENILRDHCPPGWNKYLDDVLQALPSQHGIQTPQPIPAQSEYADHYLAYLDSQMMGDELPELSFSRLVRAYAVHLSRSEARNAQAKSLLRAFGQVDGTRQSKQYLMGCMEFVTSTLK
- a CDS encoding DUF362 domain-containing protein, encoding MKQSISEALNCINYHLDKKIRKVVIKPNLCYYWDSSTGQTTEPQFVAELIDYLREEINPDIDIAIVESDASAMRCKYAFRMLGYEDIAAAENVRLVNLSEDEYDSVDVPCDGNVYNFKVPKTISDADIRINIAHIKYTVSPIKLTCALKNIFGCNPDPKKFKYHIDLGHVIVALNKAMKFDLHIIDNNIAAGIAPRRMGLVMASQDPVALDNVAAKIAWLNPDKIPYFQLAEQEGLGKRDYVTCGEPLSTFKAIYPKPNYSMKSKDNALKILVGVGLGKRLGLE
- a CDS encoding Gfo/Idh/MocA family oxidoreductase; protein product: MDSVRLGIVGLGFIGQLHMRHALMAPNAKVVAVADTSTVALKRAKAAGIEKTYTDYSEMFQDPTIDAVVVSLPTHLHLGCVVKAAEAKKHIFLEKPIATTIWEGKEILDAAEQNHVKLMMGYPMRFNRHFKQVKSDLDDGLLGEVENAHATYVSSGPFFHRADGHSPVPVPDWWFNLQLTGGGVLMDLGCHLFNLLRWWFGEILDVKAQFGHRLRMDFEDSAMCLARFESGSIAVVNVGWFSQEYLLRLDLLGSVRNVSVSHAPSSGASNIYQMLTKGITAFNQPHFDELQYFINCIAKDEFPSPSGLDGLRDLEAILKAYNNQIIL